In Methanothrix sp., a genomic segment contains:
- a CDS encoding CBS domain-containing protein, whose protein sequence is MNSSLQLGKIMGIPVQLHWSLLLVILYITWAFASFSQQVLGRSYGFGGIEPASLRWAFSLIFSLLLFTCVALHELGHSYIALKNGISIRSITLYFFGGVSAMEEIPRDPRLELQMAFAGPLVSGILGVVGILLSTLQDEGSPLGIMLWMLGFLNIILMLFNLLPAFPMDGGRLLRAWFATQMPYIKATQRAASIGKLFAIIMLVLGLFSFNFILLFVAFFVYVGASEEEKATRISVSLEGTRVRDIMSTDVHTVDPDMTLLELKEHMFKEKHRGYPVLSGEEMIGVITLSDLQRVAEKDHADTRVAEVMTRKLYVIAPSEEASAAMRMMNMLNICRLPVMEDGRLVGIISREDLVRAIELCSGQDWKR, encoded by the coding sequence ATGAACTCTTCATTGCAGCTTGGGAAGATTATGGGAATACCGGTGCAGTTGCACTGGAGCCTTCTGCTGGTCATCCTTTACATCACCTGGGCCTTTGCCTCCTTCAGCCAGCAGGTTCTGGGCAGGAGCTATGGCTTCGGCGGAATCGAGCCCGCCAGCCTGAGATGGGCCTTTTCACTGATCTTCTCCCTTCTCCTCTTCACCTGCGTAGCCCTTCATGAGCTGGGGCACAGCTACATCGCCCTCAAGAATGGGATCAGCATCAGGAGCATTACTCTCTACTTCTTTGGCGGAGTCTCTGCCATGGAGGAGATCCCCAGAGATCCCCGCCTGGAGCTGCAGATGGCCTTTGCCGGCCCCCTGGTGAGCGGCATTCTGGGGGTGGTGGGCATTCTCCTCTCCACTCTGCAGGACGAAGGCAGCCCCCTGGGCATAATGCTCTGGATGCTGGGATTTCTGAATATCATCCTCATGCTCTTCAATCTGCTCCCCGCCTTTCCCATGGACGGGGGCCGCCTCCTGCGGGCCTGGTTTGCCACCCAGATGCCTTATATAAAAGCCACCCAGAGGGCGGCAAGCATCGGAAAGCTCTTCGCGATCATCATGCTCGTCCTCGGTCTGTTCTCCTTCAACTTCATCCTCCTCTTTGTGGCCTTCTTCGTCTATGTGGGGGCCTCAGAGGAGGAGAAAGCAACTCGAATCAGTGTGAGCCTGGAGGGGACGAGGGTCAGGGACATAATGTCTACAGATGTGCATACCGTCGATCCGGATATGACCCTGCTGGAGCTCAAAGAGCATATGTTCAAAGAGAAGCACCGGGGCTATCCGGTGCTCTCCGGTGAGGAGATGATAGGGGTCATCACCCTCTCAGATCTGCAGAGGGTTGCAGAGAAGGATCACGCAGATACCCGGGTTGCTGAGGTGATGACAAGAAAGTTATATGTGATCGCTCCTTCAGAGGAGGCATCTGCCGCAATGAGGATGATGAACATGCTGAATATCTGCCGGCTGCCTGTAATGGAGGATGGCCGCCTGGTGGGCATCATCTCCAGAGAAGACCTGGTCCGGGCCATTGAGCTGTGCTCGGGACAGGACTGGAAGAGGTAA
- a CDS encoding aldolase yields the protein MREGPWEEIAQFGKKIVSSGLTSSIFGNISILREGRIFITATGSMLDELDSSTVIDVDLKQPCEDDKMASIETCVHRAIYLGTGNTAIIHTHSPYAVALSMLEAETIEPIDSEGVLLLGEMPIIKGRLGTDMLARTASLALKSHKACIARGHGVFAAGKSLRDAYTAACMAEHSSQVRYLVRCYPEGRQQGLDQD from the coding sequence ATGAGAGAAGGGCCTTGGGAGGAGATCGCGCAGTTCGGGAAAAAGATCGTCTCATCGGGGCTTACAAGCTCCATATTCGGAAACATCAGCATCCTTCGAGAGGGCAGGATATTCATCACTGCTACGGGATCGATGCTCGATGAGCTGGATTCATCCACGGTGATAGATGTCGATCTCAAACAGCCCTGCGAGGACGATAAGATGGCCAGCATAGAGACCTGTGTTCACCGGGCGATCTATCTGGGCACAGGAAATACAGCCATCATCCACACCCATTCTCCATATGCAGTTGCCCTGTCCATGCTGGAGGCGGAGACGATAGAGCCCATCGACAGCGAGGGTGTTCTTCTCCTGGGAGAGATGCCTATAATCAAGGGCCGGCTGGGGACAGATATGCTTGCCCGGACAGCTTCCCTTGCCCTCAAGTCCCATAAGGCCTGCATCGCCCGGGGGCATGGCGTATTTGCTGCGGGCAAGAGCCTGAGGGATGCGTATACTGCCGCCTGTATGGCAGAGCATAGCTCTCAGGTGAGATATCTGGTGCGCTGCTACCCGGAAGGGAGGCAGCAGGGATTAGATCAGGATTGA